The proteins below are encoded in one region of Micromonospora pisi:
- a CDS encoding YbhB/YbcL family Raf kinase inhibitor-like protein: MRRRGGDGMAGMMIRSVAFNDHDRIPGRFAQDGGNVSPPLEWSGAPGSADELVLMVEDRDAGPTPFLHWLVTGIDPATGGVAEGQVPAGGREWTNGFGTAGWGGPLPPVDSDPHRYFFRIYAVSRPLELPDTPQVPDVHQALDGQELASGNMVGTFARTSAPGR, translated from the coding sequence ATGAGGCGAAGGGGCGGTGACGGCATGGCGGGCATGATGATCCGCAGCGTCGCGTTCAACGACCACGACCGGATACCCGGGCGGTTCGCCCAGGACGGGGGCAACGTGTCGCCGCCGCTCGAATGGTCCGGCGCGCCCGGGTCGGCCGACGAGTTGGTCCTGATGGTCGAGGATCGCGACGCCGGCCCGACGCCGTTCCTGCACTGGTTGGTGACCGGTATCGACCCGGCTACGGGAGGCGTGGCCGAGGGGCAGGTGCCGGCCGGAGGGCGGGAGTGGACCAACGGCTTCGGTACGGCCGGCTGGGGCGGCCCACTGCCACCCGTCGACAGCGATCCGCACCGCTACTTCTTCCGGATCTACGCGGTCTCCCGACCGTTGGAACTACCGGACACGCCGCAGGTGCCCGACGTACACCAGGCGTTGGACGGGCAGGAACTGGCCAGCGGCAACATGGTCGGTACGTTCGCCCGCACGTCGGCTCCCGGGCGCTGA